A genomic window from Onychostoma macrolepis isolate SWU-2019 chromosome 22, ASM1243209v1, whole genome shotgun sequence includes:
- the LOC131530655 gene encoding uncharacterized protein LOC131530655 codes for MEEAAGGGQDCGRERSVGIRDGGETEVAEGAGEQIEVFVLFFLCCKDLEHGSGGGGGEDCGGRTAVKVVEDGGEREVGECGEDRETRLSINTVSDSFVRYSGCSTARLSGRSSVRLSDNSTVRLSNSSTVRLSDSSTVRLSDSSTVRLSDSSTVRLSDSSTVRLSDSSTVRLSDSSTVRLSDSSTSRVHTAVCFPARHMSTPPLPVRSLREALQVKT; via the exons ATGGAAGAGGCAGCAGGTGGAGGACAAGACTGTGGAAGGGAGAGATCTGTGGGGATAAGAGATGGAGGAGAGACAGAGGTGGCAGAAGGTGCTGGTGAACAGATTGAGGTTTTTGTCCTTTTCTTCCTCTGTTGCAAAGACTTAGAGCATGGCAgtggaggtggaggtggagAAGACTGTGGAGGAAGAACAGCTGTAAAAGTAGTAGAAgatggaggagagagagaagttGGAGAGTGTGGGGAAGACAGAGAAACAAGGTTGAGTATAAATACAGTCTCGGACTCCTTTGTGAGATACTCCGGCTGCTCCACGGCGAGGCTCTCCGGCAGGTCCTCGGTGAGGCTCTCCGACAACTCCACGGTGAGGCTCTCCAACAGCTCCACGGTGAGGCTCTCCGACAGCTCCACGGTGAGGCTCTCCGACAGCTCCACGGTGAGGCTCTCCGACAGCTCCACGGTGAGGCTCTCCGACAGCTCCACGGTGAGGCTCTCCGACAGCTCCACGGTGAGGCTCTCCGACAGCTCCACGGTGAGGCTCTCCGACAGCTCCACG TCTCGAGTACACACTGCGGTCTGCTTTCCTGCACGTCACATGTCAACGCCGCCACTTCCGGTCAGAAGTCTACGGGAAGCCCTGCAAGTTAAAACATGA
- the LOC131530745 gene encoding uncharacterized protein LOC131530745 isoform X2 gives MSDSELQEQFMKLDNLVDHQELNDELQSLDDLLGELQEEEEAAPVKTPEPRVHWRKRDIDGNIVYARPRSSRNQSNKADHIRKTDPPINAPDTNCEVTFAPETVDLQHSLSDISDDEASPLETSRDPLPASSNWSTRQSLFSERWRAERPRLVNTAAAQENVATCISQQCGSNPAAVRCGDCRPRPFYCAECDVSMHTRHVLHNRDAMTPGLYQPLPPTTFVVDKALSHCVRLVPVEIPDKMCGCSSESLRVSPGKTVAVITMNKGVKIKIYTCSTPISLAQDDMI, from the exons ATGAGTGATTCAGAACTCCAAGAACAGTTTATGAAGCTGGATAACCTGGTTGATCATCAAGAACTCAATGATGAACTCCAAAGTCTTGATGACTTGCTCGGTGAGCTGCAGGAAGAGGAGGAAGCAGCACCAGTAAAGACACCTGAACCAAGGGTGCATTGGAGAAAGAGAGACATTGATGGAAACATTGTCTATGCAAGGCCAAGATCAAGCAGGAATCAGTCAAATAAGG CTGATCACATTCGGAAAACTGATCCTCCCATCAATGCTCCTGACACTAACTGTGAGGTGACCTTTGCTCCAGAGACTGTTG ATCTCCAGCACTCACTGAGCGATATCTCAGATGATGAGGCATCACCTCTTGAAACCTCAAGAGATCCTCTCCCAGCTTCCTCGAACTGGAGCACACGACAAAGTCTCTTCTCAGAGAGGTGGAGGGCAGAGAGACCTCGTCTGGTGAACACCGCTGCGGCACAAGAAAATGTGGCAACATGCATCTCCCAACAGTGTGGGAGCAATCCAGCTGCTGTCCGGTGTGGTGACTGTCGACCACGACCCTTCTACTGTGCTGAATGTGATGTCAGCATGCACACCAGACATGTTCTCCATAACCGAGATGCCATGACCCCTGGACTCTACCAGCCACTGCCTCCAACAACTTTTGTTGTAGATAAGGCTCTTTCCCATTGTG TACGGCTTGTACCTGTGGAGATTCCTGACAAAATGTGTGGTTGTTCATCAGAGTCATTGAGGGTCAGCCCAGGGAAGACTGTTGCTGTGATCACAATGAATAAGGgtgtgaagataaaaatctatACATGCTCTACTCCCATAAGTTTGGCACAG gaCGATATGATCTAA
- the LOC131530745 gene encoding uncharacterized protein LOC131530745 isoform X1 has translation MSDSELQEQFMKLDNLVDHQELNDELQSLDDLLGELQEEEEAAPVKTPEPRVHWRKRDIDGNIVYARPRSSRNQSNKADHIRKTDPPINAPDTNCEVTFAPETVECFLQDLQHSLSDISDDEASPLETSRDPLPASSNWSTRQSLFSERWRAERPRLVNTAAAQENVATCISQQCGSNPAAVRCGDCRPRPFYCAECDVSMHTRHVLHNRDAMTPGLYQPLPPTTFVVDKALSHCVRLVPVEIPDKMCGCSSESLRVSPGKTVAVITMNKGVKIKIYTCSTPISLAQDDMI, from the exons ATGAGTGATTCAGAACTCCAAGAACAGTTTATGAAGCTGGATAACCTGGTTGATCATCAAGAACTCAATGATGAACTCCAAAGTCTTGATGACTTGCTCGGTGAGCTGCAGGAAGAGGAGGAAGCAGCACCAGTAAAGACACCTGAACCAAGGGTGCATTGGAGAAAGAGAGACATTGATGGAAACATTGTCTATGCAAGGCCAAGATCAAGCAGGAATCAGTCAAATAAGG CTGATCACATTCGGAAAACTGATCCTCCCATCAATGCTCCTGACACTAACTGTGAGGTGACCTTTGCTCCAGAGACTGTTG AGTGTTTTCTGCAAGATCTCCAGCACTCACTGAGCGATATCTCAGATGATGAGGCATCACCTCTTGAAACCTCAAGAGATCCTCTCCCAGCTTCCTCGAACTGGAGCACACGACAAAGTCTCTTCTCAGAGAGGTGGAGGGCAGAGAGACCTCGTCTGGTGAACACCGCTGCGGCACAAGAAAATGTGGCAACATGCATCTCCCAACAGTGTGGGAGCAATCCAGCTGCTGTCCGGTGTGGTGACTGTCGACCACGACCCTTCTACTGTGCTGAATGTGATGTCAGCATGCACACCAGACATGTTCTCCATAACCGAGATGCCATGACCCCTGGACTCTACCAGCCACTGCCTCCAACAACTTTTGTTGTAGATAAGGCTCTTTCCCATTGTG TACGGCTTGTACCTGTGGAGATTCCTGACAAAATGTGTGGTTGTTCATCAGAGTCATTGAGGGTCAGCCCAGGGAAGACTGTTGCTGTGATCACAATGAATAAGGgtgtgaagataaaaatctatACATGCTCTACTCCCATAAGTTTGGCACAG gaCGATATGATCTAA
- the LOC131530745 gene encoding uncharacterized protein LOC131530745 isoform X3 encodes MSDSELQEQFMKLDNLVDHQELNDELQSLDDLLGELQEEEEAAPVKTPEPRVHWRKRDIDGNIVYARPRSSRNQSNKECFLQDLQHSLSDISDDEASPLETSRDPLPASSNWSTRQSLFSERWRAERPRLVNTAAAQENVATCISQQCGSNPAAVRCGDCRPRPFYCAECDVSMHTRHVLHNRDAMTPGLYQPLPPTTFVVDKALSHCVRLVPVEIPDKMCGCSSESLRVSPGKTVAVITMNKGVKIKIYTCSTPISLAQDDMI; translated from the exons ATGAGTGATTCAGAACTCCAAGAACAGTTTATGAAGCTGGATAACCTGGTTGATCATCAAGAACTCAATGATGAACTCCAAAGTCTTGATGACTTGCTCGGTGAGCTGCAGGAAGAGGAGGAAGCAGCACCAGTAAAGACACCTGAACCAAGGGTGCATTGGAGAAAGAGAGACATTGATGGAAACATTGTCTATGCAAGGCCAAGATCAAGCAGGAATCAGTCAAATAAGG AGTGTTTTCTGCAAGATCTCCAGCACTCACTGAGCGATATCTCAGATGATGAGGCATCACCTCTTGAAACCTCAAGAGATCCTCTCCCAGCTTCCTCGAACTGGAGCACACGACAAAGTCTCTTCTCAGAGAGGTGGAGGGCAGAGAGACCTCGTCTGGTGAACACCGCTGCGGCACAAGAAAATGTGGCAACATGCATCTCCCAACAGTGTGGGAGCAATCCAGCTGCTGTCCGGTGTGGTGACTGTCGACCACGACCCTTCTACTGTGCTGAATGTGATGTCAGCATGCACACCAGACATGTTCTCCATAACCGAGATGCCATGACCCCTGGACTCTACCAGCCACTGCCTCCAACAACTTTTGTTGTAGATAAGGCTCTTTCCCATTGTG TACGGCTTGTACCTGTGGAGATTCCTGACAAAATGTGTGGTTGTTCATCAGAGTCATTGAGGGTCAGCCCAGGGAAGACTGTTGCTGTGATCACAATGAATAAGGgtgtgaagataaaaatctatACATGCTCTACTCCCATAAGTTTGGCACAG gaCGATATGATCTAA